Below is a genomic region from Actinomadura sp. NAK00032.
CCGTGGGTGAGCGAGTTCTCCAGCAGGGTCGCGAGGATCTGCGAGAGGCCCTCGGGGTTGGTCAGGCCGACGAGGCCCTGCTCGCCGACGATCCGCACGTCCCGGCCCGCCTTGCGGAAGCTCGGCCGCCACTCCTTGACCTGCTGGGTGATGATCTCGTCGATCGGGGACGGGACGGCGCCACCGGTCGGGTCGTGCCGGGCGCGGGCGAGCAGCTGCTCGACGACCGCGACGAGCCGCTCGGCCTGCGCGACCGCCGCGGCGCCCTCCTCGCGGACGACGTCGGGGTACTCGGCGGCCTCGATCATCTCCTCCAGCCGCATCGACAGCGCGGTGAGCGGCGTGCGGAGCTGGTGGCTGGCGTCGGTGGCGAACTGGCGGCCGGCGACGACGAGGTCGGTGATGCGGACGGCGCTGCGGTCCAGCACCTCGGCGACCTGGTCGATCTCCGGGATGCCGTAGCGGCGGGGCCGGGGCCGGGCGTTGCCGCTGCCGAGCCGGTCGGCGGTCTCGGCCAGCTCGCGCAGCGGCAGCATGAACTTGCGGGCCTGCACCATCGCCAGCCCGACGGTGACGGCGACGCCGAGCAGCGCCAGGCTGCCGATCAGCAGGATCAGCCGGAGCGCGGCGTCGCGGACCTCCGCCTCCGGGCGCGACACCCGGACCCGGACCGCGCCGTGCGAGGCGGTGGCGCTGAGGGCGGGGCCGCGGCGCGGCGGCCCGGCGTTCAGGGTGCGGCCGTCCGGCAGCGTGACGGTGATCTGCCGGCCGGGGTACTCGCGGGCGATGATCGCGCCGGTGACGGGCTGCGGTTTCTGCAGGCTGTAGCCGACGCCGCCCGCGATGGAGGACGCCTCCCGGTCGAGCGACCGGCCGGCCTCCTCGTAGACGAGCTTGTGGGCCGCGTAGGCGAGGGGTATGCCGAGCAGGAGGATCGCGACCACCGCCACCGCGAGCGTCGACAGGAGGAGTCGGCGCCTCATCAGGGCTCCTTAGGGGTGGGGCCGCGGACGGCACAGCACGCTGCCGGGGGCCTCTCGGGAAGGCCCCCGGTCGTCCCGCCCGGCCGCGGCGGCCGGTGCTAGTCGCCGCGCTCGAACCGGAAGCCGACGCCCCGCACCGTGGTGATGTAGCGGGGACTGCCGGCGTCGTCGCCGAGCTTGCGGCGCAGCCAGGAAATGTGCATGTCGAGGGTCTTCGTGGAACCCCACCAGTTGGTGTCCCACACCTCGCGCATGATCTGTTCGCGGGTCACGACCTTGCCGGCGTCGCGGACGAGCACGCGCAGCAGGTCGAACTCCTTGGTGGTCAGCTGGAGCTCCTGGTCGCCCATCCAGGCGCGGCGCGACTCGGCGTCGATCCGCACCCCCTGGACGATCGGGGTCTCGGTGCTGCCCCGGCGCAGCAGCGCGCGCACCCGCGCGAGCAGCTCGGCCAGCCGGAACGGCTTGGTCACGTAGTCGTCGGCGCCCGCGTCGAGCCCGACGACGGTGTCGACCTCGTCGGCGCGGGCGGTCAGGATCAGGATGGGCACGCCGTGCCCCTCGGCCCGCACCCTGCGGGCCACCTCAAGGCCGTCCAGTTCGGGCAGGCCGAGATCGAGGACGATCAGGTCAACCCCGCCGCCGAGCGCCCGCTCCAGCGCCTGCGGGCCGTCCGGGCTTACTTCGACGGTGTACCCCTCGCGACGCAGCGCGCGGGCGAGAGGCTCGGAGATGGACGTGTCGTCCTCGGCGAGCAGTACTGAGGTCATGAACCGATCGTATGACCATTCTTGACCATTACCGGGCTGCCGCCGCGCTCTTGACCTGCGGTTTGCCACTCGTAGTACATTGTCGAACACGACATTTCCGGCGGTACCCGTATCTTCGCCGCAATAGACGCGTCCACGGGTCAGCGAAAAATCGCGATGGAGGCCGCGGGCAGCTCCACGGCGGCACTTCCGGAATCGCCGAGAGCGCCGGGGTCCAGGTGAATCGCCGGATCCGACGCGAGCAGCAGCCGCGGGAGCCCGCCGGACGGCCCCGCCGGCAGGACGACGGGCACGTCCCCGAGGTTCGCCGCCACCCCGATCCGGCCGCGCCGCATCACCAGCCAGCGCGCCCCGTTCTCGTCCGTCTCGACCTGCACCGCGGTCAGCCGGGGGTCGTTCAGGTCGGGTTCGGAGCGGCGCAGCGCGATCAGGCTTCGATGCCATTCGAGCAGGTCAGCGTGGTACGGGTCGTCCGGCTCGGTCCAGTCGAGGACGGATCGGCGAAAGGTGTCCACAGCCTGTGGATCGGGAATCCCGCCCGCCCAGCCGTGCCGCGCGAACTCCCGCCGGCGCCCTTCGCTGACGGCGCGGGCCAGCTCCGGCTCGCGGTGGTCGGTGAAGTAGCACCAGGGGGTGGACGCGCCCCACTCCTCACCCATGAACAGCATCGGCGTGAAGGGCGCGAGCAAAAGCAGTGCCGCGCCCACTTTGAGCAGGCCTGGGGACGGCAAGAGCGCGCCGATGCGGTCGCCGGACGCGCGGTTGCCGACTTGGTCGTGGTTCTGCAGAAAGCCGAGGAAACGGTGTGCGGGCGTTTCCCGGACGTTCACCGGCCGCCCGTGGTGCCGCCCCCGGTAGGTCGACATGGTCCCGTCATGGACGAAGACTCTGGTAAGGGCCTTCTTCAGCGTTTCCAGAGAGCCGAAGTCGCAGTAGTAGCCCTGCCGTTCACCAGTGAGCGCGGCGTGCAGCGCGTGGTGGAAGTCGTCGCTCCACTGCGCGTCCAGGCCGTATCCGCCGGCCTCCCTGGACGTCACCAGGCGCGGGTCGTTCAGGTCGGATTCGGCGATGAGGAAGAGCTGCCGCCCCAGGTGGGCGGATTCCGCCGCCACCGCGCGCCCCAGCTCTTCGAGGACGTGCGTGGCGCTGTGGTCGGTGATGGCGTGGACGGCGTCGATCCGCAGCCCGTCGAAGTGGTAGTCGCGCAGCCACATCAGCGCGTTCTGCACGACGAATGCGCGGACCTCGTCCGAGCCCTCCTGGTCGAAGTTCACCGCGTCGCCCCAGGGCGTGGCATGGGCGCTGGTGAAGTACGGGCCGAAGCTGCCCAGGCGGTTGCCGTCCGGGCCCAGGTGGTTGTAGACGACGTCCAAGACGACGGCCAGGCCGCGCGCGTGGGCGGCGTCTACGAAGCGCTT
It encodes:
- a CDS encoding ATP-binding protein → MRRRLLLSTLAVAVVAILLLGIPLAYAAHKLVYEEAGRSLDREASSIAGGVGYSLQKPQPVTGAIIAREYPGRQITVTLPDGRTLNAGPPRRGPALSATASHGAVRVRVSRPEAEVRDAALRLILLIGSLALLGVAVTVGLAMVQARKFMLPLRELAETADRLGSGNARPRPRRYGIPEIDQVAEVLDRSAVRITDLVVAGRQFATDASHQLRTPLTALSMRLEEMIEAAEYPDVVREEGAAAVAQAERLVAVVEQLLARARHDPTGGAVPSPIDEIITQQVKEWRPSFRKAGRDVRIVGEQGLVGLTNPEGLSQILATLLENSLTHGAGTVTIHTKPGAGSVMVEIGDEGPGIPAELEPRIFDRSVSGGHGTGLGLYLARSLAVVDGGRLELIQSRPAVFGVFLRQPAEARLAAERVVMGPA
- a CDS encoding response regulator transcription factor — protein: MTSVLLAEDDTSISEPLARALRREGYTVEVSPDGPQALERALGGGVDLIVLDLGLPELDGLEVARRVRAEGHGVPILILTARADEVDTVVGLDAGADDYVTKPFRLAELLARVRALLRRGSTETPIVQGVRIDAESRRAWMGDQELQLTTKEFDLLRVLVRDAGKVVTREQIMREVWDTNWWGSTKTLDMHISWLRRKLGDDAGSPRYITTVRGVGFRFERGD
- the treZ gene encoding malto-oligosyltrehalose trehalohydrolase: MSTRFTVWAPAADRVEVVVGGTRHPMEPRLEARLEARLEARPSGWWEARVAEAGHGTDYGFVLDGSDEVLPDPRSPWQPNGVHGQSRVYDHGRFAWTDQHWHGRPLPGSVLYEMHVGTFTPEGTFDAATDRLDHLVALGVDAVELLPVASFPGRHGWGYDGVHLWAPHEPYGGPDGLKRFVDAAHARGLAVVLDVVYNHLGPDGNRLGSFGPYFTSAHATPWGDAVNFDQEGSDEVRAFVVQNALMWLRDYHFDGLRIDAVHAITDHSATHVLEELGRAVAAESAHLGRQLFLIAESDLNDPRLVTSREAGGYGLDAQWSDDFHHALHAALTGERQGYYCDFGSLETLKKALTRVFVHDGTMSTYRGRHHGRPVNVRETPAHRFLGFLQNHDQVGNRASGDRIGALLPSPGLLKVGAALLLLAPFTPMLFMGEEWGASTPWCYFTDHREPELARAVSEGRRREFARHGWAGGIPDPQAVDTFRRSVLDWTEPDDPYHADLLEWHRSLIALRRSEPDLNDPRLTAVQVETDENGARWLVMRRGRIGVAANLGDVPVVLPAGPSGGLPRLLLASDPAIHLDPGALGDSGSAAVELPAASIAIFR